One part of the Alistipes onderdonkii genome encodes these proteins:
- a CDS encoding alpha-amylase has translation MKNGVMMQYFEWNLPNDGKLWVHLKEDAKHLHDIGITSVWIPPAYKADEQQDEGYAVYDLYDLGEFDQKGTVRTKYGTRHELEEAVAALHENGIAVYLDTVMNQKTGADYTEKFMACEVDPENREQVIGAPVEVEGWTGYSFPGRGDKYSPFKWHWYHFSGTDQVYETGKRAIYLIQGEGKKWSEGVDGENGNYDFLIFNDVDFDHPEVTEEMKRWGVWIAQTLDADGMRLDALKHIKNAFIADFMHNVRASRGKEFYAVGEYWSGDFESLEAYLDAVDHQIDLFDAPLHFKLFTASQQGLDFDMRTLLDDTLVQKYPTLAVTFVDNHDSQRGSSLESQVKSWFKPLAYGLILLMKEGYPCVFYGDYYSMKGEGSPHRPILDILLDARRSRAFGEQTDYFDHPNTVGFTRSGDAQHPDSGLALLLSNGEDGEKVMSVGVMHANETWHEITGSYDDELTIGDDGKALFKVHGGKLAVWVRKKD, from the coding sequence ATGAAAAACGGAGTAATGATGCAGTATTTCGAATGGAATCTGCCCAACGACGGTAAATTATGGGTGCACCTGAAAGAGGATGCCAAACACCTGCACGACATCGGCATCACGTCGGTCTGGATACCGCCGGCCTACAAGGCCGACGAACAACAGGACGAGGGATACGCCGTGTACGACCTGTACGATTTGGGGGAGTTCGACCAGAAAGGGACTGTCCGCACCAAGTACGGCACGCGGCACGAACTGGAAGAAGCGGTCGCGGCGCTCCACGAGAACGGGATAGCAGTCTACCTCGACACGGTGATGAACCAGAAGACAGGTGCCGACTATACCGAGAAATTCATGGCCTGCGAGGTTGATCCCGAGAACCGCGAGCAGGTGATCGGCGCGCCCGTCGAAGTCGAGGGGTGGACGGGATACTCCTTTCCGGGACGCGGCGACAAATATTCTCCCTTCAAATGGCACTGGTACCACTTCTCGGGAACCGACCAGGTTTACGAGACCGGCAAACGGGCCATCTACCTCATCCAGGGCGAAGGCAAGAAGTGGAGCGAAGGCGTCGACGGCGAGAACGGGAACTACGATTTCCTGATCTTCAACGACGTGGACTTCGACCATCCCGAAGTGACCGAAGAAATGAAACGCTGGGGCGTATGGATCGCCCAAACGCTCGACGCGGACGGCATGCGCCTCGACGCGCTCAAACACATCAAGAATGCCTTCATCGCCGACTTCATGCACAACGTCCGGGCTTCGCGGGGCAAAGAGTTCTACGCCGTCGGTGAGTACTGGAGCGGCGATTTCGAGTCGCTGGAGGCCTACCTCGACGCCGTAGACCACCAGATCGACCTGTTCGACGCGCCGCTTCACTTCAAACTTTTCACGGCATCGCAGCAGGGCCTCGACTTCGACATGCGGACGCTGCTCGACGACACGCTCGTGCAGAAATACCCCACGCTGGCCGTGACGTTCGTGGACAACCACGACTCGCAGCGCGGCAGCTCGCTCGAATCGCAGGTCAAATCGTGGTTCAAACCGCTGGCGTACGGACTGATCCTGCTGATGAAAGAGGGGTACCCCTGCGTCTTCTACGGCGATTATTACAGCATGAAAGGCGAAGGGTCGCCCCACCGTCCCATCCTCGATATTCTGCTCGATGCCCGTCGCTCCCGCGCCTTCGGCGAACAGACGGATTATTTCGACCATCCCAATACGGTAGGTTTCACCCGCTCGGGCGACGCACAACATCCGGATTCCGGCCTGGCACTGCTCCTTTCCAACGGCGAGGACGGCGAAAAAGTGATGTCCGTAGGCGTAATGCATGCCAACGAAACGTGGCATGAGATCACCGGAAGCTACGACGACGAACTGACCATCGGCGACGACGGGAAGGCCCTTTTCAAAGTACACGGAGGCAAATTAGCCGTTTGGGTACGAAAAAAGGATTGA
- a CDS encoding fibronectin type III domain-containing protein, with protein MKLINIARSILVIGYVMLVSCSSDEGGESGNGPQATGQELERQLLDTHWKLARETKVEDGTEKVLNNPYVLNTITFSGETDRAWHYLYLNNTHSGWWWIDGEMIRCQWDTGDPKTNGAYSMAFGFGHSRIGKMTDSELVMIADYDTHSNYFYYVSTSGSGSDPGSPAEKPDIGFYDFTATKTSVTVTYKIYNKDEAKVSDAKIYYGTSSNPTTGKNASVNGTLIKATISGLKAGTTYYVKCRATGAGGTTTSETSRVITAY; from the coding sequence ATGAAACTAATCAATATTGCCAGATCCATATTGGTAATCGGATACGTCATGCTTGTATCGTGCAGCAGCGACGAAGGTGGAGAAAGCGGCAATGGGCCGCAGGCAACCGGCCAGGAACTCGAACGGCAACTCCTGGACACACATTGGAAACTGGCCAGGGAAACCAAAGTAGAAGACGGCACTGAAAAAGTTCTGAATAACCCCTACGTATTGAATACAATAACATTTTCGGGCGAAACCGACCGTGCATGGCACTACCTGTACCTGAACAACACCCATTCAGGCTGGTGGTGGATCGACGGGGAAATGATCCGTTGCCAATGGGACACGGGAGACCCCAAGACGAACGGAGCATACAGCATGGCCTTCGGCTTCGGACACAGCCGCATCGGAAAAATGACGGACTCGGAACTGGTAATGATAGCCGACTACGACACGCATAGCAACTATTTCTATTATGTGTCAACTTCCGGAAGCGGATCGGATCCGGGCTCCCCGGCAGAAAAGCCCGATATCGGGTTTTACGATTTTACGGCGACCAAAACCTCGGTAACCGTAACCTATAAGATTTACAACAAGGATGAAGCGAAGGTTTCGGACGCCAAGATATATTACGGCACCTCCTCCAACCCCACAACGGGTAAGAACGCCTCGGTAAACGGCACCCTCATCAAAGCGACGATCAGCGGACTGAAAGCCGGGACGACCTATTACGTAAAGTGCCGAGCCACGGGTGCCGGAGGTACGACGACGAGCGAAACGAGCCGGGTCATAACCGCCTATTAG
- a CDS encoding VIT1/CCC1 transporter family protein, whose translation MAKNLLNLQRDESTLCEVYRRLAELEKDPHRRQTLMRIMHDEKRHCAILESRTGREMAPDPKRVFWYVGIMRVLGPAFVVRQMESCEKGTEAGYSLYAEGEEFIQIASEEKRHGEELTNLAGAMRLSYMSSVILGLNDALVEFTGALAGFTLALNEPRLVALTGSITGVAAALSMAASEYLSTKSDAAREKHPLRAALCTGTAYLVTVAILIIPYLLFSNAVMALGVMLLAALTVIALFNYYYAVVRSESFRQRFFEMALLSFGIAGISFLIGYGLKYFTGIDI comes from the coding sequence ATGGCAAAAAACCTTTTGAACCTTCAACGGGACGAGAGCACCTTGTGCGAAGTCTACCGCCGGCTGGCCGAACTGGAAAAGGATCCCCATCGCCGGCAGACCCTGATGCGTATCATGCACGACGAAAAACGGCATTGCGCGATCCTGGAAAGCAGGACGGGACGCGAAATGGCTCCCGATCCGAAGCGGGTTTTCTGGTATGTGGGGATAATGCGGGTGCTGGGGCCGGCTTTTGTCGTCCGGCAGATGGAGTCGTGTGAGAAGGGTACGGAGGCGGGGTATTCCCTGTACGCCGAGGGGGAGGAGTTCATTCAGATCGCTTCGGAGGAAAAGCGTCACGGGGAGGAGCTGACCAACCTGGCCGGCGCAATGCGGCTGTCCTATATGAGTTCGGTGATATTGGGCCTGAACGATGCTCTGGTCGAATTCACGGGGGCGCTGGCCGGGTTCACGCTTGCGCTGAACGAACCGCGGCTCGTGGCGCTTACGGGCAGCATCACAGGTGTCGCCGCCGCCCTTTCGATGGCCGCTTCCGAATACCTTTCGACCAAATCGGACGCTGCCCGGGAGAAGCATCCGCTGCGGGCCGCCCTCTGTACCGGAACCGCCTACCTCGTGACAGTCGCCATTCTGATAATTCCCTATCTGCTCTTTTCGAATGCCGTCATGGCACTGGGCGTTATGCTTCTGGCCGCATTGACCGTGATCGCGCTGTTTAATTACTATTACGCCGTGGTGCGCAGCGAAAGTTTCAGGCAGCGTTTTTTTGAAATGGCACTTTTGAGTTTCGGCATCGCCGGGATCAGTTTTCTGATCGGCTATGGGCTCAAATATTTTACGGGCATAGACATTTAG
- a CDS encoding spondin domain-containing protein — MKKKYFYPAFAAALLFAGFAFTACDDDDDNSAPGTKPTIKFENVIPTKNYVQSGSFAAVAPGKTTSFTFYAAKGQRLMFAAMYSNSNDLFFAPENPGIQLFNDSGVPYTGIIADAVKLWDNGTRVNEQPGPNVNHPGVAQAGVVTEVKGTDSEGHNYPAASSLLQVSLTFDAAQSLFTCTISNISAGTANETPFSGGVFVVSNLLDGDLVMDKPFFSVDQKSSVELTKLAEAGNVDPLKSLVADQTGIITTLHGAIVVVYTGNTNPIYQLGQKDAQLGLSALAQRGDPAQLKASLEKVPQVRKIYTLTDTVLPGKSMECTYEAAANEKVAFATMFGYSNDWFFANGPELNALTKGEVTSKTVLLDDGTAVSQYPGAGNAQFVFGGTRMPEDKAISAVGDTFPVPAVDGIVKITIY; from the coding sequence ATGAAAAAAAAGTACTTTTACCCCGCATTCGCTGCGGCTTTGCTTTTCGCAGGATTCGCCTTTACCGCTTGCGACGACGATGACGACAACAGCGCCCCCGGCACAAAGCCGACAATCAAGTTCGAGAACGTCATCCCGACGAAGAATTACGTCCAGAGTGGCAGCTTTGCCGCCGTCGCCCCCGGGAAAACGACGTCGTTCACCTTCTACGCCGCCAAAGGGCAGCGCCTGATGTTCGCCGCCATGTATTCCAATTCCAACGACCTGTTCTTCGCCCCGGAGAATCCGGGCATCCAGCTCTTCAACGATTCGGGAGTGCCTTATACCGGCATCATTGCCGATGCCGTGAAACTCTGGGACAACGGAACCCGCGTAAACGAACAGCCCGGCCCCAATGTCAATCATCCGGGCGTAGCCCAGGCCGGCGTAGTGACCGAAGTAAAGGGCACGGACTCCGAGGGACACAACTATCCGGCCGCATCGAGCCTGCTCCAGGTGAGCCTGACTTTCGATGCCGCACAGTCGCTGTTCACCTGTACGATCTCCAATATTTCGGCCGGCACGGCGAATGAAACCCCGTTCTCGGGCGGCGTATTCGTCGTATCGAACCTGCTCGACGGCGACCTGGTGATGGACAAGCCGTTCTTCAGCGTCGACCAAAAGTCGAGCGTGGAGCTGACCAAACTGGCCGAAGCGGGCAATGTCGATCCCCTCAAATCGCTTGTCGCCGACCAGACGGGAATCATCACCACGCTGCACGGTGCCATCGTAGTGGTTTACACGGGCAACACCAACCCGATCTACCAGTTGGGGCAGAAGGATGCGCAGCTGGGTCTCTCAGCGCTCGCACAGCGCGGCGATCCGGCGCAGCTGAAAGCTTCGCTCGAAAAAGTCCCGCAGGTACGCAAGATCTACACGCTTACGGACACCGTCCTGCCGGGCAAGAGCATGGAATGCACCTATGAGGCTGCGGCCAACGAAAAAGTGGCGTTCGCAACGATGTTCGGCTATTCGAACGACTGGTTCTTTGCCAACGGCCCCGAACTCAACGCCCTGACCAAAGGCGAGGTGACGAGCAAGACCGTCCTGCTTGACGACGGTACGGCCGTAAGCCAGTATCCCGGAGCCGGCAACGCCCAGTTCGTATTCGGCGGAACCCGGATGCCCGAGGACAAAGCCATCAGCGCTGTGGGCGATACCTTCCCGGTTCCCGCCGTGGACGGGATCGTCAAGATAACGATCTATTAA
- a CDS encoding PepSY-like domain-containing protein, whose protein sequence is MKKILLLIASAAIALAVNAAPQKVDFGKLPKNSQEFIQKNFPGEKVKAVEMDREASWDKYTVYFNSGNQVSFEGGSGDCSQIIMKNGSVPMSVIPAKVKTYAGNTYPGQRIVMMETTADGYKVALSDKTVLDFDKDGNFTKATK, encoded by the coding sequence ATGAAAAAAATTCTTTTACTCATCGCATCGGCGGCTATCGCTTTGGCCGTGAATGCAGCTCCCCAGAAGGTGGATTTCGGTAAGTTGCCGAAGAATTCGCAGGAATTCATCCAGAAAAATTTCCCGGGCGAAAAAGTGAAGGCCGTGGAAATGGACCGCGAGGCGTCGTGGGACAAGTACACCGTCTATTTCAACAGCGGTAACCAGGTTTCCTTCGAAGGCGGCAGCGGAGATTGCAGCCAGATTATCATGAAGAACGGTTCGGTTCCGATGTCCGTGATTCCCGCCAAGGTCAAGACCTACGCAGGCAACACTTATCCGGGGCAGCGAATCGTCATGATGGAGACGACTGCCGACGGCTACAAAGTAGCGCTTTCGGACAAGACGGTTCTCGATTTCGACAAGGACGGTAACTTCACGAAGGCAACGAAATAA
- a CDS encoding YqaA family protein has protein sequence MTIFAGDKERNLANTVMDWLLNLGYLGLFLGTFLAGTVLPLSSDILLVGMLAAKAAPLICLPVAAVGNWLGAMTSYWLGWYAKWEWLEKWFRIKPDTLRRQQERVDKYGVWLAMVFWAPFIGMVCMIALGVYKVRPRTTALLALAGSFLRFSFWILLQTVWQQ, from the coding sequence ATGACGATCTTTGCCGGGGATAAAGAACGGAACCTCGCAAACACGGTTATGGACTGGCTGCTCAACTTAGGATACCTGGGGCTGTTTCTCGGCACCTTCCTGGCCGGCACGGTGCTGCCGCTCAGCTCGGACATACTGCTTGTCGGGATGCTCGCGGCAAAAGCCGCCCCCCTGATATGCCTGCCCGTGGCGGCCGTCGGAAATTGGCTGGGAGCGATGACTTCCTACTGGCTCGGATGGTATGCCAAGTGGGAATGGCTCGAAAAATGGTTCAGGATAAAGCCCGACACGCTCCGCAGGCAGCAGGAACGGGTCGACAAATACGGCGTATGGCTTGCGATGGTCTTTTGGGCCCCCTTCATCGGCATGGTCTGCATGATCGCCCTGGGGGTATACAAGGTACGCCCCCGGACGACGGCACTCCTGGCGCTGGCCGGCTCCTTCCTCCGGTTTTCATTCTGGATACTGCTCCAGACCGTCTGGCAGCAATAA
- a CDS encoding CotH kinase family protein, whose protein sequence is MKKLIGIVAALAVFFAQQACSEGDDPAPGIRLSTETLDFPAGKSTLDLVVSSPQQWRLRVSAEWCYVLGADVLNEPCEGKTFRVGVDGNNALKGREALITLTGADGTVKTVTVTQGAAEELSPVIKSFRFLTAANAAKLPQDVVLEVGDGIISGRTSFVVENKVLVPEFEFEGEGVYMGSQEIASGETEVDFSGPVVLTVRNKGGEEREYRVSLVSFTGLPVVYIDTGGIPVVSKEEYVAASLKVVDNNGLRPPGVFRGDVNIKGRGNSTWGMPKKPYRLKFDKKQSLLGEPKDKSWVLLANYMDNACGIRNATAYAIGRLSCLEFTPTTHFVDVFLNDRYNGTYQLCEHMKISEDRVNVTDEGYLLEADQLDRLDPDDVYFRTERILMNIKDPDVEPGSPQYEWIRNYVNEAENALYGADFADPETGYAKYLNVDTYVDWYVISEITKTNDASLYTSCYMNIAPGGKLNMGPIWDFDICMGNTKWNGTDGRGPEGYWNRESPWFERMLQDPAFVRKVKERIGYFKSNLAVILAQVDGEAAYAEASVVEDNRLWHNLKPEGAADSEVKTAFRQEVRAMKEWLTARLDWLDRASFQD, encoded by the coding sequence ATGAAAAAACTGATCGGCATCGTCGCCGCGCTGGCGGTGTTTTTCGCCCAACAGGCGTGCAGCGAGGGCGACGACCCCGCTCCCGGAATACGGTTATCTACGGAAACCCTTGATTTCCCGGCCGGGAAATCGACCCTCGACCTGGTGGTTTCCAGCCCGCAGCAATGGCGCCTCCGGGTCAGTGCCGAGTGGTGCTACGTGCTGGGCGCGGATGTCCTGAACGAGCCGTGCGAGGGAAAGACCTTCAGGGTCGGCGTGGATGGCAACAACGCCCTCAAGGGGCGCGAGGCGCTAATCACGTTGACGGGGGCGGACGGGACGGTGAAAACCGTTACGGTGACGCAGGGGGCCGCGGAAGAACTCTCGCCCGTCATCAAGTCGTTCCGGTTCCTGACGGCGGCGAATGCGGCGAAATTGCCGCAGGATGTGGTGCTGGAGGTCGGTGACGGCATTATTTCCGGCAGGACTTCATTCGTGGTGGAGAACAAGGTGCTCGTCCCCGAGTTCGAATTCGAAGGCGAGGGGGTTTATATGGGGTCGCAGGAGATCGCCAGCGGAGAAACCGAGGTGGATTTTTCGGGCCCGGTCGTGCTGACGGTCAGGAACAAAGGCGGCGAGGAGCGGGAATACAGGGTCAGCCTGGTCAGCTTCACGGGGCTGCCCGTGGTTTATATCGACACCGGCGGAATACCGGTCGTCTCGAAGGAGGAATATGTGGCCGCGTCGCTTAAAGTCGTGGATAACAACGGGCTCCGTCCGCCGGGCGTTTTCAGGGGCGATGTCAATATCAAAGGGCGCGGGAACAGTACGTGGGGCATGCCGAAGAAACCTTACCGGCTGAAATTCGACAAGAAACAGTCCCTGTTGGGCGAACCCAAGGACAAGTCGTGGGTGCTGCTGGCCAACTATATGGACAACGCCTGCGGGATACGCAATGCGACGGCCTATGCGATCGGCCGCCTGAGCTGTCTGGAGTTTACGCCGACGACCCATTTCGTCGATGTTTTCCTCAATGACCGTTACAACGGCACCTACCAGCTTTGCGAGCACATGAAGATCTCCGAAGACCGGGTGAACGTGACCGACGAGGGATACCTGCTCGAGGCCGACCAGCTCGACCGCCTGGATCCGGACGACGTTTATTTCCGCACGGAGCGTATCCTGATGAATATCAAAGACCCCGATGTGGAGCCCGGGAGCCCGCAATACGAATGGATCAGGAATTACGTCAACGAAGCGGAGAATGCCCTCTACGGTGCGGATTTCGCCGATCCCGAAACGGGGTATGCCAAGTACCTGAACGTCGATACGTATGTGGACTGGTACGTGATCAGCGAGATCACCAAGACCAACGACGCGTCGCTCTATACGAGCTGCTATATGAATATCGCGCCCGGCGGGAAGCTGAACATGGGGCCGATCTGGGATTTCGACATCTGCATGGGCAATACGAAGTGGAACGGTACGGACGGGCGCGGCCCCGAAGGGTACTGGAACCGCGAATCGCCGTGGTTCGAGCGGATGCTGCAGGATCCGGCCTTCGTGCGGAAAGTCAAGGAACGCATCGGCTATTTCAAGTCCAACCTCGCCGTCATCCTGGCGCAGGTGGACGGCGAGGCCGCCTATGCCGAGGCTTCGGTCGTCGAAGATAACCGGCTGTGGCATAACCTGAAACCGGAGGGAGCGGCGGACAGCGAGGTGAAAACCGCGTTCCGGCAGGAGGTTCGGGCGATGAAGGAGTGGCTGACGGCGCGCCTCGACTGGCTCGACCGGGCCTCTTTCCAGGATTAG
- a CDS encoding outer membrane beta-barrel protein, whose amino-acid sequence MKKLFLCFALVGMASTLCAQERGDMLVSGSLSWSSSSTKTTVSSTSETTKGSRSFEFAPQFHYFVINKLSVGLGIGYSLEKDPNGRTGGDDEQLFDKKGLFYFQPVASYYIPLGKKFYYVPRFYIGFGFGKNKSELTSKEVSEEDASRFRVGISALNFEFRPADRIGIMFNAGDLGYQTTVIKQDGDNKVSNRDFSLGLNVGATIAFNYYF is encoded by the coding sequence ATGAAAAAACTATTTCTTTGTTTCGCACTGGTGGGAATGGCATCGACACTATGTGCACAAGAACGCGGCGACATGCTCGTTTCCGGATCGCTTTCGTGGAGTTCGTCCAGTACGAAAACCACCGTTTCCTCCACTTCGGAAACAACGAAAGGCTCTCGAAGCTTCGAATTCGCACCCCAGTTCCACTATTTCGTGATCAACAAGCTCTCCGTAGGTTTGGGAATCGGTTACTCGCTCGAAAAAGACCCGAACGGACGAACCGGTGGCGACGACGAACAACTCTTCGACAAGAAGGGATTGTTCTATTTCCAACCGGTGGCCAGCTATTACATTCCACTGGGCAAGAAATTCTACTATGTACCCCGCTTCTACATCGGCTTTGGCTTTGGCAAAAACAAATCGGAACTCACCAGTAAAGAGGTCTCCGAAGAAGACGCGTCGCGGTTCCGGGTCGGAATTTCAGCTCTCAACTTCGAATTCCGACCGGCCGACCGCATCGGCATCATGTTCAACGCAGGCGATCTGGGCTATCAGACTACCGTCATCAAACAAGACGGCGACAACAAAGTATCCAACCGGGACTTCTCGCTCGGCCTGAACGTCGGTGCGACGATCGCATTCAATTACTATTTCTGA
- a CDS encoding SOS response-associated peptidase, translating to MCYHISLAAGAEELARRFDRKTDLIRKFRPAYHVCAFSHLPYPVVTRDEQIQYFRWGLIPYWIGKAAQTVTVRNQTVIARAETIFENASFRVPIRRRRCLIPVSGFFGWRHGQAQKTPYYVTVRDRPIVALAGVFDCWIDRESDEVVMTYSVITTEANPMMRHINNRDCRMPVILQDGDEECWLHPELSDSQIAALLKPYPEQAMDCEPAQPDFMRKVPGDPGILMPA from the coding sequence ATGTGTTATCATATCTCCCTTGCCGCCGGGGCCGAAGAACTGGCCCGGCGTTTCGACCGTAAAACCGATCTGATCAGAAAATTCCGGCCTGCATACCATGTCTGTGCATTTTCACACCTCCCGTACCCGGTCGTCACCAGGGACGAACAGATACAGTATTTCCGCTGGGGGCTGATCCCGTATTGGATCGGGAAAGCCGCCCAGACCGTGACGGTCCGTAACCAGACGGTCATCGCCCGTGCGGAAACTATTTTTGAAAACGCTTCGTTCCGTGTCCCGATCCGCCGGAGGAGGTGCCTGATCCCCGTGAGCGGGTTTTTCGGTTGGCGCCACGGGCAGGCGCAGAAGACCCCCTACTACGTGACGGTAAGGGATCGGCCTATTGTCGCCCTTGCGGGCGTTTTCGACTGCTGGATCGACCGGGAGTCGGACGAGGTCGTGATGACGTATTCGGTCATAACCACCGAAGCGAATCCGATGATGCGCCATATCAACAACCGGGATTGCCGGATGCCGGTTATTCTGCAAGACGGCGACGAAGAGTGCTGGCTGCACCCCGAGCTGTCCGACAGCCAGATCGCCGCGTTGCTGAAACCCTATCCGGAGCAGGCGATGGACTGCGAACCCGCACAGCCCGATTTCATGCGCAAAGTCCCCGGCGATCCGGGCATCCTCATGCCGGCATAG
- a CDS encoding manganese catalase family protein, with protein sequence MFYHSKELQFKARVSKPDPRFARLLLEQFGGGNGELKAAMQYFVQAFACHNPYPDKYDMLMDIATEELGHLEIVGATIQMLLAGVNGNLKDAAERNDVFGEGISKDDFIHSAFSVNPQFGVLTGGGPRLTDSNGVPWQGSYVNANSDLTVDLRSDIAAESRAKIVYEYLMQFTDDKDVLATLNFLMTREVAHFQQFEAALDTIQPNFPPGVLQSDPRYSNIYSNHSMGEDARGPWNEGESTGLGEEWLYVENPRQQVLETDGLTDLEPQGTPRTEASVRSADKKLSRQRSSEIRKATPEKNLQWSQYGSQDAKAPRRQPVGQE encoded by the coding sequence ATGTTTTACCACTCCAAAGAACTCCAGTTCAAAGCGCGGGTATCGAAACCCGATCCCCGCTTCGCACGGCTGCTGCTCGAACAATTCGGCGGCGGCAACGGCGAGCTGAAAGCTGCGATGCAGTACTTCGTGCAGGCCTTCGCCTGCCACAATCCCTATCCGGACAAGTACGATATGCTGATGGATATCGCCACCGAAGAGCTGGGACACCTCGAAATCGTCGGGGCCACGATCCAGATGCTCCTCGCAGGCGTAAACGGCAACCTCAAAGATGCGGCCGAGCGAAACGACGTCTTCGGCGAAGGCATTTCGAAGGACGACTTCATCCATTCGGCCTTTTCGGTCAACCCTCAGTTCGGCGTGCTGACGGGCGGCGGGCCGCGCCTCACCGACAGCAACGGCGTCCCCTGGCAAGGCTCCTATGTCAATGCCAACAGCGACCTGACGGTCGACCTGCGTTCGGACATCGCCGCCGAATCGCGCGCCAAGATCGTCTACGAATACCTGATGCAGTTCACCGACGACAAGGACGTGCTCGCGACACTCAATTTCCTGATGACACGCGAAGTGGCGCATTTCCAGCAGTTCGAGGCGGCACTGGACACCATCCAGCCCAATTTCCCGCCCGGTGTGCTGCAAAGCGACCCGCGTTACAGCAACATCTACTCCAACCACTCGATGGGCGAGGATGCCCGCGGGCCGTGGAACGAAGGCGAAAGCACCGGCCTGGGCGAAGAGTGGCTGTATGTCGAAAATCCGCGCCAGCAAGTACTCGAAACCGACGGGCTCACCGACCTCGAACCGCAGGGCACGCCCCGCACGGAGGCTTCGGTGCGCAGCGCGGACAAGAAGCTCAGCAGGCAGCGCAGCAGCGAAATCCGCAAGGCGACGCCGGAGAAAAACCTCCAGTGGAGCCAGTACGGTTCGCAGGACGCCAAGGCACCCCGGCGCCAGCCGGTCGGGCAGGAGTGA
- a CDS encoding flavodoxin family protein translates to MNVLLINGSPHREGNTFIALSEVARTLEAQGIGTEIVHIGTRAMQGCIACGKCAELGHCVFSDAVYTAVREKLAEADGLVVGSPVYYAGPNGSLCALLDRVFYSCGRDLAYKPAAAVAVCRRGGASATFDRLNKYFTISNMPVVPSQYWNSVHGRVPGEAHEDAEGLQTMRVLARNMAQLLKAGVGPRLAPEPEERVWTHFIR, encoded by the coding sequence ATGAACGTATTGCTTATAAACGGCAGCCCCCACAGGGAGGGGAACACTTTTATCGCCTTGTCCGAGGTTGCCCGGACGCTCGAAGCCCAAGGCATCGGGACGGAGATCGTCCACATCGGGACGAGGGCCATGCAGGGTTGTATCGCCTGCGGGAAATGTGCGGAACTGGGGCATTGCGTCTTTTCCGATGCCGTGTATACCGCCGTGCGGGAGAAGCTTGCCGAGGCCGACGGCCTTGTGGTCGGCTCGCCGGTCTATTATGCTGGGCCGAACGGTTCGCTTTGCGCGCTGCTCGACCGCGTGTTTTATTCGTGCGGCCGCGATCTGGCCTACAAGCCTGCCGCTGCCGTGGCTGTCTGCCGCCGTGGCGGGGCGAGCGCGACGTTCGACCGCCTGAACAAGTATTTTACGATTTCGAATATGCCCGTCGTGCCGTCGCAGTATTGGAACAGCGTACACGGACGGGTGCCGGGCGAGGCGCACGAAGATGCCGAAGGCTTGCAGACGATGCGGGTGCTGGCGAGGAACATGGCGCAACTGCTGAAGGCCGGCGTCGGCCCCCGTCTGGCCCCGGAACCCGAAGAACGGGTGTGGACGCATTTCATCCGCTGA